The nucleotide sequence GTTCCTATATGGTgcatatatgtatatgtatatatatatccataacatatatatttataaatatttgtGCGCCCCCCTCACGGGGGATATACATCTTCGTGGGATGTATATATGTGGgggatatatatatgtgtgggggatatatatatgtgtgggggttatatatatatgtgaacAGACATaatttctatatatatatatagaatgaagttaaaatattcaaaaaaaatattgttaatatagaaaaaaaaaaaaatatattaaaaaaaaagagagggaaaaaaaaaatttcacacatttcaaaataaaaatgaaattgataatttttttaaataaaaaaaaatacacaaaaaatattcagttagaaaaaaaaaataaaattgaaaaaataaattaattaaaaatacaaaaaaaaaaaaaaaataatcaattgaaaataaaatttagttaaaataaaaaatgtgaAATTTTAtcagaaaaaaatataaaaagaatttatttaaaaaaaaatataaaaagaattcagttaaaataaaaaggaaaaattttatccaaaaaaaattaagttaaaataaaaaatgagaaaaaaaaaaaataattacctatatttatttacatacatacatacacatacatatatatatacccaaacgtacatatatatatatacccACACAcctacatatatatattcacatacgtatatttattttttttcttagAAAAAACCCCCAGCCATACCTCCCGAGATATTTCGAGTGCTTAATATACCCCAAAATGAGGATGCAATGCCCACACAAACCTCCACCAATAGATATGTTCCATACAGAAGTGCTCAATATAAAGgaaaaacatatatttatatggAAGGAGACGAACCGGATGATTATCTTCGTTATATATCTTCTTCTGATATTACTTCTTCATCAGAAAGTGAATATGAAGAGATggatataaatgatatatataaaccACTTGGTCCTAAATATAAAACGTTGATCGAAGTACTACTAAAACCGAGcacaaataataatgtacAAGATACTTATACAGATGATGTGAAAAATAATAGTGATATACCCATCAATAAATGGACTGAGGAAGAATGgaatgaattaaaaaaggaTTTTATCTCGCAATATTTACAAACAGTACAAAAGGATTTACCTAATGAAAACAAAAGTGGAAATACTTTTATGGACTCACAACCTAATATTTTACCAAATAATATGGAAGAAAAACCTTTTATTACATCTATTCAGGATAGATTTCTTGATAATCATGAAAAAATCAATTACGATATAGATTGGAATGTTCCAAAACATACACAGATATATTCTAACATTACACATACTCCTAAGGACAATAGTTTATATAGTGGTATTGATCTAATTAACGATTATCTAAGTGGAAAACCTATTGATATTTATGATGAGTTGTTAAAAcgaaaagaaaatgaattatttgGAACAAAACATCCAAAACATACAACAACAAATAGAGTTGttaaacaaatatatgataaCCCTATACTCAACCAACTGGatttatttgataaatGGTTAGATAGACATAGATCTAACCAGTGGAAAAACAAACCGGATATGTCGAATGAGGAGTGGAATAGGCAAcatgatgataatatacCTGTGGAAAATGATAACAATACTACACATAAAATGTTTAATACTAACCTTTATGTAAAAATTAGTAGTGATATGACCCCTAGATCTAATATGGATATTAGTGGAACAAATACAATATATAGTGATACTAATAGATATACCTATTTTGATGATATATCCATTGATGAAGTCAGCCCTTTTAATAATAGAGATAAATTGTTAAATACTAACCTTTATGTAGAAATTAGTAGTGATATGACCCCTAGATCTAATATGGATATTAGTGGAACAAATACAATATATAGTGATACTAATAGATATACCTATTTTGATGATATGGATTCAATAGAAAATAGTAGTGATGAAAATTTATGAGGATGAAATttggatatatatttcttgAATATATGTGACCgaagatatataaatcctaattttaataaaacaattaatccgtataatatatatatatatatatatatatatatatatatatatatatatatattaaatttgtttgtgtgtttttaaaaaaaatatttattaaaattcattttaaaaaaaaaaaaaatataatggttttttaattcattaaataaattgatttgaacatttttattttattttttttttta is from Plasmodium gaboni strain SY75 chromosome Unknown, whole genome shotgun sequence and encodes:
- a CDS encoding putative EMP1-like protein codes for the protein KKPPAIPPEIFRVLNIPQNEDAMPTQTSTNRYVPYRSAQYKGKTYIYMEGDEPDDYLRYISSSDITSSSESEYEEMDINDIYKPLGPKYKTLIEVLLKPSTNNNVQDTYTDDVKNNSDIPINKWTEEEWNELKKDFISQYLQTVQKDLPNENKSGNTFMDSQPNILPNNMEEKPFITSIQDRFLDNHEKINYDIDWNVPKHTQIYSNITHTPKDNSLYSGIDLINDYLSGKPIDIYDELLKRKENELFGTKHPKHTTTNRVVKQIYDNPILNQLDLFDKWLDRHRSNQWKNKPDMSNEEWNRQHDDNIPVENDNNTTHKMFNTNLYVKISSDMTPRSNMDISGTNTIYSDTNRYTYFDDISIDEVSPFNNRDKLLNTNLYVEISSDMTPRSNMDISGTNTIYSDTNRYTYFDDMDSIENSSDENL